One window from the genome of Solea solea chromosome 2, fSolSol10.1, whole genome shotgun sequence encodes:
- the LOC131455173 gene encoding PWWP domain-containing DNA repair factor 3A-like, whose protein sequence is MKREPEKVTRLKHGKITEEKERAQQAQQKRREACCLLTSVITEDQGMLQHLKNIITGNTVSPWAKKQDRVILLFEDDEQVDKVMHFLSEVLERTETDKKSADPVAFVMDVLLPEATVYALGAVHSISLDKAKEMYMRGTEFDSSEITQLGEQLQSHISSKARQKLDSFLSNYKKALECEEFLRRL, encoded by the exons ATGAAGAGAGAACCCGAAAAAGTAACACGGTTAAAACACGGGAAAATaacggaggaaaag gaaagggcccaacaagcccaacagaagcgacgcgaggcatgttgtctgttaaccagtgtaatcacagaggatcagggcatgctgcaacaccttaaa aacatcatcacaggcaacacggtgtctccttgggccaagaaacaggacagggtcatccttctttttgaagatgatgaacaagtggacaaagtcatgcacttcttgtctgaagtactcgaacgtactgagacagacaagaagtctgcagatccagtggcattcgtaatggatgtacttttgccagag gcaacagtatacgccctcggagctgttcactccatctccctggacaaagccaaggagatgtacatgcgtggcacagagtttgactcaag cgagataacccagcttggggaacagcttcagagccacatttcctcaaaagcgaGGCAGAAACTGGATAGCTTCCTGAGCAATTACAAGAAAGCCTTGGAGTGTGAGGAATTCCTCAGGCGCCTGTAA